One genomic segment of Erysipelotrichaceae bacterium 66202529 includes these proteins:
- a CDS encoding DEAD/DEAH box helicase, which yields MQCLRCGNTEERYFYKDMKGWYCRKCIMFGRIAVGELPKQKPIDRKVIHADYQLNYPLTPAQKQCASQIVQYLARGQDVLVYAACGAGKTELVMEAIWQSLRKGCKVGFAISRRQVVLEIRDRMQTAFSGLKVIAVCEGYTDVTEGDLIICTMHQLYRYHAAFDLLIMDEVDAFPYRGNDVLKHIATHACIGNRLYLTATPDEEMLSEVKKGNLQMVELFQRPHGYPLIVPKVRTALPSMQLLFLIRFLKEQHKEHAQTLVFVPTIALAEKMSHWLRILFRCTSFTSKTVDKEAVLKKFHAHHYECLIATTVLERGITIKGIHVVIYQADHPVFNEASLIQMIGRVGRNIEMPTGRGLFLCTKKTRDIERCIRALQLMNGRH from the coding sequence ATGCAATGCCTGCGTTGCGGAAATACGGAGGAACGTTATTTTTACAAAGATATGAAAGGCTGGTACTGCCGTAAGTGTATCATGTTTGGAAGAATCGCGGTAGGAGAGCTTCCAAAGCAGAAACCGATAGATAGAAAAGTGATTCATGCGGACTATCAGCTGAACTATCCGTTAACGCCTGCCCAGAAGCAGTGTGCTTCACAAATTGTACAATATCTTGCGCGTGGACAGGACGTCCTTGTCTATGCAGCCTGTGGGGCAGGTAAGACAGAGCTGGTGATGGAGGCAATTTGGCAATCTCTTCGCAAAGGCTGTAAAGTCGGATTTGCTATCAGCCGCCGCCAGGTCGTACTGGAAATTCGTGACCGTATGCAAACTGCCTTTTCCGGTTTGAAGGTCATTGCGGTTTGTGAGGGCTATACAGATGTCACTGAAGGTGATTTGATTATCTGTACCATGCATCAATTATACCGCTATCATGCCGCATTTGATTTGCTTATCATGGATGAGGTGGATGCTTTCCCATACCGTGGTAACGACGTGTTAAAACATATTGCCACGCATGCCTGTATCGGTAACCGTCTATATCTCACCGCAACTCCGGATGAGGAAATGCTTTCGGAAGTAAAAAAAGGGAATCTTCAGATGGTGGAGTTGTTTCAAAGGCCGCACGGCTATCCCCTCATTGTGCCCAAGGTACGTACAGCTCTGCCTTCTATGCAGCTGCTATTTCTGATCCGGTTTTTGAAAGAGCAGCATAAAGAGCATGCACAGACACTGGTGTTTGTCCCCACCATTGCACTAGCAGAAAAAATGAGTCACTGGCTGCGAATACTGTTTCGCTGCACATCCTTTACATCTAAAACCGTGGATAAGGAAGCTGTTCTCAAAAAATTTCATGCGCATCATTATGAATGTCTGATTGCCACAACCGTCTTAGAGAGAGGAATTACAATCAAGGGGATACATGTTGTCATTTATCAGGCAGATCATCCCGTTTTTAATGAGGCCAGTCTTATACAAATGATCGGTCGTGTGGGAAGAAACATAGAAATGCCTACAGGAAGGGGACTGTTTTTATGTACGAAAAAAACCAGAGATATAGAACGCTGTATCCGTGCGCTACAGCTTATGAATGGGAGGCACTAG
- a CDS encoding ComF family protein, translated as MKEQWCRLCMEDITKKQTLFEFIRQDSLLCGACHAQLEALNKTVKLGDLPLHIAYVYNDFLENMIFQYKEGLDTALRDVFFHDIMKKINDKFRHYTVVLLPSSNEKTAERGFLPVKEMLHDCQLHTIEPFYKTCNHKQSLQSFANRRSISQVIKKKPNVELPKTKLLLVDDVVTSGNTIRCAYDLLKEHTYKIEALTLCANPRFVESCDKKDLKRKGMFSIL; from the coding sequence ATGAAAGAGCAATGGTGTCGTCTATGTATGGAGGATATAACGAAGAAACAGACATTGTTTGAATTTATCAGACAGGATTCTCTGCTGTGCGGAGCATGTCATGCTCAGCTGGAGGCTTTGAATAAAACAGTTAAGCTGGGAGACCTTCCCCTGCACATAGCATATGTATATAATGACTTTCTGGAAAATATGATTTTTCAGTATAAGGAAGGACTGGATACTGCGCTTCGTGATGTGTTTTTTCATGATATCATGAAAAAAATAAACGATAAATTTCGACATTATACTGTCGTTTTACTGCCATCTAGTAATGAGAAAACTGCAGAGAGAGGTTTTTTGCCAGTAAAGGAAATGCTGCATGACTGCCAATTACATACAATAGAACCATTTTATAAAACCTGTAATCACAAACAATCCCTGCAGAGCTTCGCAAATCGCAGAAGTATTTCCCAGGTAATAAAAAAGAAACCAAATGTGGAACTGCCGAAAACAAAATTACTGCTTGTTGATGATGTTGTTACAAGTGGGAATACGATTCGTTGTGCATATGATTTACTGAAGGAGCATACATATAAGATAGAGGCACTTACGCTTTGTGCGAATCCCCGCTTTGTCGAATCCTGCGATAAAAAAGATTTGAAAAGAAAGGGGATGTTCTCTATACTTTGA
- a CDS encoding cold-shock protein: MKGKVKWFNAEKGYGFINGEDGKDIFVHYSHIQQEGYKSLEEGQEVTFDAVDSDKGLQARNVEKA; encoded by the coding sequence ATGAAAGGCAAAGTAAAATGGTTTAATGCTGAAAAGGGTTATGGATTTATTAACGGAGAAGATGGAAAGGATATTTTCGTACATTATTCTCATATTCAACAGGAAGGGTATAAATCACTGGAGGAGGGTCAGGAAGTGACCTTTGATGCGGTGGATTCTGATAAGGGTCTGCAAGCCAGAAATGTAGAAAAAGCATAA
- a CDS encoding cold shock domain-containing protein gives MRGKVKMFNQEKGYGFITLEDGKDVFFHYSQLMMEGFKTIDADAEVEFDVVETDRGLQAHNIVKA, from the coding sequence ATGCGAGGAAAAGTAAAAATGTTTAACCAGGAAAAAGGATACGGATTCATCACTTTAGAAGATGGAAAAGATGTATTCTTCCACTATTCACAATTAATGATGGAAGGTTTCAAAACAATTGATGCTGATGCAGAGGTTGAATTTGATGTAGTTGAAACTGACCGCGGCCTGCAGGCTCATAACATCGTTAAGGCGTAA
- a CDS encoding collagen-like protein, with protein sequence MYYDENECCGCFDCSCDCCCEGPRGPRGFRGATGATGNTGSTGATGPTGIGSTGPTGATGATGNTGSTGATGPTGIGNTGPTGVTGATGNTGNTGATGPTGPGGNGVDCSCVQQMVNILLQIIQLYPSDTIIVAMESGNNASGRAGSLLSSPDYGLLQLTNAQGVPQEAVSICRIASVRITSAVYNEVITYLPAPVPAPTGCGAACESAIRSYLPTGTTGVDINAGGQTVGKGTVIRNEFGMVVLVGPNNSDPTFISTCKAEIITK encoded by the coding sequence ATGTACTATGATGAAAATGAATGTTGTGGCTGCTTTGATTGCAGCTGTGATTGCTGTTGCGAGGGGCCACGTGGCCCCAGAGGCTTTCGAGGTGCTACGGGAGCAACAGGCAATACCGGAAGCACGGGAGCAACAGGTCCAACGGGCATAGGAAGCACCGGGCCGACAGGAGCAACCGGAGCAACAGGCAATACAGGAAGTACAGGAGCAACAGGTCCAACAGGCATAGGAAACACTGGACCAACAGGAGTGACTGGAGCAACAGGCAATACAGGAAACACAGGAGCAACGGGTCCAACAGGCCCTGGAGGCAATGGTGTTGACTGCTCATGTGTTCAACAAATGGTCAATATATTGTTACAGATCATTCAGCTATATCCAAGCGACACAATCATTGTTGCAATGGAAAGTGGCAATAATGCCAGTGGTCGTGCCGGTTCTCTATTATCATCCCCCGATTATGGCCTGCTACAGCTCACGAATGCACAGGGTGTACCGCAAGAGGCTGTATCAATTTGTCGCATTGCATCTGTGCGTATTACAAGTGCAGTATACAACGAAGTTATTACGTACCTTCCTGCACCTGTACCAGCTCCAACCGGCTGTGGAGCTGCATGTGAAAGTGCTATCCGTTCATATCTTCCAACAGGTACCACAGGTGTAGACATTAACGCCGGTGGTCAGACAGTAGGAAAAGGTACTGTAATCAGGAATGAATTTGGAATGGTGGTACTGGTGGGACCAAACAACAGTGATCCGACATTTATATCTACATGCAAGGCTGAAATCATTACAAAATAA
- the secA gene encoding preprotein translocase subunit SecA, which translates to MANFIERLLNGEKKTLHNLEKTADKVMALANDMEALSDDALREKTQEYKHRCEEGESLDDLLVEAFATAREAARRTIGEYPYKVQIMGAVAMHQGDIAEMKTGEGKTLTSTMCVYLNALSGKGVHVVTVNDYLAGRDAEWMGQIYRFLGLTVGVNSRPLTPAQKREAFNCDITYTTNSELGFDYLRDNMVTDVKDRVLRGLHVAIVDEVDSILVDESRTPLIISGGAKKTANLYLQADAFAKRLKGDDYEIDEKTRQIMLSEKGVSVAERYFKIKNLYDVDHTQLVHHITQALKANYIMKNEVEYVVQDDEIVIVDQFTGRTMPGRAYSDGLHQAIEAKEGVSIKEETSTLATITYQNFFRLYDKLAGMTGTAKTEEEEFLDIYNMRVIEIPTNKPVQRIDYPDAIFANPRLKFAALVREVKELYEKGQPVLVGTISVETSELVHELLKKERIPHEVLNAKNHAREAEIIAKAGRPKSVTIATNMAGRGTDIKLTDESRALGGLVVLGSERHESRRIDNQLRGRSGRQGDPGFSRFYVSLKDELMIRFGGDKFEKLFESMGDAQIESKMVTKSISQAQKRVEGYNYDVRKQLLDYDDVLRKQREIMYEQRNFVLENDDVHGIVRDMIDRVIDSVVDANVDHTRHDESVDYAGVLQGLELLGLEEKDNLKLEEIQGKEKDAVTKYCAEKIFTLYDDKIKDIRDEFKQFEKTIVLRNMDRNWIEHIDIMDKLRNGIHLRSYAQNNPLQAYIQEGYEMFEEMQARIAREVVFFALKVQVERKVEN; encoded by the coding sequence ATGGCTAATTTTATCGAACGTTTATTAAACGGTGAAAAAAAGACATTGCATAATCTGGAAAAGACTGCTGACAAGGTCATGGCACTGGCCAATGATATGGAAGCGTTAAGTGATGATGCATTGAGAGAGAAAACACAGGAATACAAACATAGATGTGAAGAAGGGGAATCCCTTGATGATTTACTGGTTGAGGCCTTTGCCACTGCGCGTGAGGCTGCACGCCGTACGATTGGCGAGTATCCGTATAAGGTACAGATTATGGGTGCGGTCGCAATGCATCAGGGCGATATCGCCGAAATGAAAACCGGTGAAGGTAAGACGCTGACCTCCACCATGTGTGTTTATCTGAATGCTTTAAGCGGCAAAGGTGTGCATGTTGTTACTGTCAATGACTATCTGGCAGGCCGTGATGCGGAATGGATGGGACAGATTTATCGGTTCCTCGGCTTAACTGTTGGTGTGAACTCACGTCCATTGACGCCTGCACAGAAGCGTGAAGCATTTAACTGTGACATTACCTATACAACAAACTCTGAATTAGGCTTTGATTATCTGCGTGATAACATGGTAACCGATGTGAAGGATCGTGTACTGCGCGGCTTGCATGTCGCAATCGTCGATGAGGTCGATTCCATTCTGGTTGATGAATCCAGAACACCGCTCATCATTTCCGGTGGTGCGAAGAAAACGGCGAATCTGTATCTGCAGGCAGATGCTTTCGCAAAGCGCTTAAAGGGCGATGATTATGAAATTGATGAAAAAACACGCCAGATCATGCTGAGTGAAAAGGGTGTAAGCGTCGCAGAGCGTTATTTCAAAATTAAAAATCTGTACGATGTCGATCATACACAGCTCGTTCACCATATCACACAGGCATTAAAAGCAAACTATATCATGAAAAATGAGGTAGAATACGTGGTTCAGGATGATGAAATCGTCATCGTTGACCAGTTTACCGGACGTACAATGCCAGGACGTGCATATTCCGATGGTCTGCATCAGGCAATCGAAGCCAAGGAAGGTGTATCCATCAAAGAGGAAACAAGTACCCTTGCGACCATTACCTATCAGAACTTCTTCCGTCTGTATGACAAGCTGGCCGGTATGACCGGTACGGCAAAAACTGAGGAAGAGGAGTTCCTGGATATTTATAATATGCGAGTAATTGAAATTCCTACAAACAAGCCAGTACAGCGTATTGATTATCCGGATGCAATCTTCGCCAATCCAAGACTGAAATTTGCCGCACTGGTAAGAGAAGTAAAAGAGCTGTATGAAAAAGGACAGCCGGTACTGGTTGGTACGATTTCCGTAGAAACCAGTGAGCTAGTTCATGAATTGCTGAAAAAGGAACGGATTCCTCATGAAGTTCTGAATGCGAAAAACCATGCGCGAGAAGCGGAAATTATCGCAAAGGCAGGGCGACCTAAATCTGTGACCATCGCAACCAATATGGCAGGCCGTGGTACCGATATCAAGCTAACTGATGAATCCCGTGCGCTTGGCGGTCTGGTTGTTCTTGGCAGTGAGCGCCATGAATCCAGACGTATTGACAATCAGCTGCGTGGACGAAGCGGCCGTCAGGGAGATCCTGGATTTTCACGCTTTTATGTATCCTTAAAGGATGAGCTGATGATTCGATTCGGCGGCGATAAATTTGAAAAGCTGTTTGAATCTATGGGCGATGCACAGATTGAATCCAAAATGGTTACAAAATCCATATCCCAAGCACAAAAGCGTGTTGAGGGCTATAACTATGATGTTCGTAAGCAGCTGCTGGATTATGACGATGTATTGCGTAAGCAGCGTGAAATCATGTATGAACAGCGAAACTTCGTTCTGGAAAATGATGATGTGCACGGAATCGTACGCGATATGATTGATCGTGTTATTGACAGTGTGGTAGATGCCAATGTGGATCATACCCGTCATGATGAAAGCGTGGATTATGCAGGAGTTCTGCAGGGGCTGGAGCTGCTCGGTTTGGAAGAAAAGGACAATCTGAAGCTGGAGGAAATCCAGGGCAAGGAAAAGGATGCTGTAACAAAATACTGTGCAGAAAAAATCTTCACCTTATATGATGATAAAATCAAGGATATCCGTGATGAATTTAAGCAGTTTGAAAAAACCATCGTACTGCGTAACATGGATCGTAACTGGATTGAGCATATCGATATCATGGATAAGCTGAGAAACGGTATTCATTTGCGTTCCTATGCGCAAAACAATCCTCTGCAGGCATATATCCAGGAGGGATATGAGATGTTTGAGGAAATGCAGGCACGTATTGCACGTGAAGTAGTATTCTTCGCTTTGAAGGTACAGGTAGAAAGAAAAGTGGAAAACTAA
- the prfB gene encoding peptide chain release factor 2 (programmed frameshift), giving the protein MELYEIKQGVNTHQAKLAQLGESLDLAEKKHKIQELTSMTLQDDFWSDPQHAQTLIRQLNGIKDIVESYEKLNSALEGLEETHDLLKEDYDDEIFELFEAEYMEMEKNFDDFEIKILLSHEYDHSSAILELHPGAGGTESCDWADMLYRMYSRWAEKKGFKVSVLDYLPGEEAGIKSVTFLVEGDMAYGYLKAEKGVHRLVRISPFDSGGRRHTSFASLDVMPQFNDEIEIEIKPEDLIVETKRASGAGGQHINKTDSAVRMVHKPTGLVATCQNGRSQHENREEALRVLKSRLYQKMIEEQEAKLAEIKGEQKANEWGSQIRSYVFHPYSMVKDHRTSCETSDVQGVMDGDLDAFIFAYLKTQI; this is encoded by the exons ATGGAACTATACGAAATTAAACAGGGGGTGAACACTCATCAGGCGAAGCTTGCACAGCTTGGTGAGTCACTT GACTTAGCTGAAAAAAAGCATAAGATTCAGGAGCTGACGAGCATGACGCTGCAGGATGATTTCTGGAGTGACCCGCAGCATGCCCAGACGCTGATCCGGCAGCTCAACGGCATTAAAGACATTGTGGAAAGCTATGAAAAGCTGAACAGTGCGCTGGAAGGGCTGGAAGAAACACATGATCTTTTAAAGGAAGATTATGATGATGAAATTTTTGAGCTGTTTGAAGCAGAGTATATGGAGATGGAAAAGAACTTTGATGATTTTGAAATCAAAATTCTTCTCTCTCATGAATATGATCATTCCAGTGCGATCTTAGAGCTGCATCCTGGAGCCGGTGGTACGGAGTCCTGTGACTGGGCTGATATGCTGTATCGTATGTATTCCCGCTGGGCTGAGAAGAAGGGCTTCAAGGTGAGTGTGCTGGATTATCTACCTGGAGAAGAGGCAGGTATTAAATCTGTGACCTTCCTTGTGGAAGGCGATATGGCCTACGGATATCTGAAGGCGGAAAAGGGCGTTCACCGTCTGGTGCGCATTTCACCGTTTGATTCCGGTGGAAGAAGACACACCTCATTTGCTTCGCTGGATGTTATGCCGCAGTTCAATGATGAAATTGAAATCGAAATCAAGCCTGAGGATTTAATTGTGGAGACCAAGCGCGCCAGTGGAGCCGGTGGTCAGCATATCAATAAGACAGATTCCGCAGTCCGCATGGTGCATAAGCCAACTGGATTGGTGGCGACCTGCCAAAATGGACGAAGCCAGCATGAAAACCGCGAAGAAGCACTGCGTGTTTTGAAAAGCCGGTTGTATCAGAAGATGATTGAAGAACAGGAAGCCAAGCTGGCAGAAATCAAGGGGGAACAGAAGGCCAATGAATGGGGTTCACAAATACGTTCCTATGTATTCCATCCATATTCCATGGTGAAGGATCATCGAACCAGTTGTGAAACCAGTGATGTACAAGGGGTCATGGATGGCGATCTGGATGCGTTTATCTTTGCATATTTAAAAACACAGATTTGA
- a CDS encoding PRD domain-containing protein — MTDLAFQIISELMNHTDAVSSEQLAMHCGVSSKSIRRCISALKQNSRHYGFDIHTRPGFGSSLIICDQIIFRQYLMTLQNRQIPDTPDKRKVYILQHLLYQDDYVKLYELAEELYISLSQLNTDLKEIKRLLSVYQLSIISKANLGIRIEGDERDKRQCMAQYCFHDQSASFSMFANQLSNAGTLNHIIEQAVTPVLLQENMHVSDVGAQSLAIHLLIASERIKNDNIITMSPASQAALVQKAEYRVAAQMAMQAGVVFQTTFPQAEICYLTQHILGKQHFEPTENDGGESQNDPEILLLVNKMLRAIFDHTKLDFFYDRDLKKNLMLHMIPFVNRLKSGLSIHNPILDDVKKKYSFAFELAAIGLAAVGANLHVSISEDEISYFALHLILALERRQESSPVHILIICSTGRATSQLLAYQIKKKFAACINTIKIIEYYKLDSIELDTYDYAFSTVPIHKQLPIPVLQISNLLDIQDFELIEQTLYKKKQRFDIRSIVKPNLFYTDVAGTSRDEILCTMVQLIQKDIQLPDDFLRLIQERESYAATDLVNGVAIPHPNKPVSSQSFVSIGVLKHAVLWESKQVQIIFLISVAPAQEETISYFFELLSTFITQDKKIRQFLKKPEYEYMLELLHK; from the coding sequence ATGACTGATCTGGCCTTTCAAATCATTAGTGAGCTCATGAACCATACGGATGCTGTCAGCAGTGAGCAGCTGGCTATGCATTGCGGCGTGTCTTCAAAATCCATTCGCCGCTGTATTTCTGCCCTGAAGCAGAATAGCAGACATTATGGGTTTGACATCCATACCCGGCCAGGCTTTGGTTCTTCACTGATTATTTGTGATCAAATAATATTCAGACAGTATCTGATGACACTGCAAAACCGTCAGATACCGGATACACCGGATAAAAGAAAAGTCTATATTCTGCAGCATCTGCTTTATCAGGATGATTATGTGAAGCTGTATGAGCTGGCAGAGGAGCTCTATATCTCTTTATCGCAGCTAAATACAGACCTTAAAGAGATTAAAAGGCTGCTTTCCGTCTATCAGCTCAGCATCATTTCCAAAGCAAATCTCGGTATACGAATCGAAGGTGATGAAAGAGACAAACGGCAATGCATGGCACAGTACTGCTTTCACGATCAATCCGCAAGCTTTTCGATGTTTGCGAATCAGCTCAGTAACGCCGGAACATTAAATCACATCATCGAGCAGGCTGTCACACCTGTATTACTACAGGAAAACATGCATGTATCCGATGTCGGTGCTCAAAGTCTGGCAATCCATCTTCTCATTGCTTCTGAACGTATTAAAAACGATAACATCATAACGATGAGCCCTGCCTCTCAGGCTGCCTTGGTACAGAAGGCAGAGTACCGCGTTGCTGCACAGATGGCAATGCAGGCAGGTGTTGTTTTTCAAACCACCTTTCCGCAGGCTGAAATCTGTTATCTGACACAGCATATATTGGGGAAACAGCATTTCGAGCCTACAGAGAATGACGGAGGAGAATCGCAAAACGATCCCGAAATTCTACTCCTCGTCAATAAAATGCTGCGTGCTATTTTTGATCACACAAAACTCGATTTTTTCTATGATCGTGATTTAAAGAAAAATCTGATGCTTCATATGATCCCCTTTGTCAATCGTCTGAAAAGTGGACTGAGTATTCATAATCCTATTCTTGATGATGTTAAAAAGAAATACAGCTTTGCATTTGAGCTTGCGGCAATCGGACTTGCTGCTGTAGGCGCTAACCTTCACGTATCCATATCAGAGGATGAAATCAGCTATTTTGCCTTACACCTCATTCTTGCACTGGAACGCCGGCAGGAGAGCAGTCCTGTTCATATACTCATTATCTGCAGTACCGGACGTGCTACCTCCCAGCTACTCGCTTATCAGATTAAAAAGAAATTTGCAGCCTGTATCAATACGATTAAAATCATTGAATATTATAAGCTGGATTCTATTGAGCTGGATACCTATGATTATGCTTTTTCAACAGTTCCGATTCATAAACAGCTTCCAATTCCCGTGCTTCAAATCAGTAATCTCCTGGATATTCAGGATTTTGAGCTAATCGAGCAAACCCTTTATAAGAAAAAGCAGCGATTTGATATACGAAGTATCGTAAAGCCAAATCTTTTTTATACCGATGTTGCAGGTACAAGCCGCGATGAAATCCTGTGTACGATGGTGCAGCTTATTCAGAAGGACATCCAGCTTCCTGATGATTTTCTAAGGCTGATACAGGAGCGTGAATCCTATGCTGCAACGGATTTAGTAAACGGCGTTGCAATTCCACACCCAAATAAACCAGTATCCTCGCAAAGCTTTGTATCGATCGGTGTATTGAAGCATGCTGTGCTCTGGGAAAGTAAGCAGGTTCAAATCATTTTCCTTATTTCCGTAGCGCCTGCGCAGGAGGAGACGATATCGTATTTCTTTGAACTGCTTTCCACATTTATAACGCAGGATAAGAAAATCCGCCAGTTTCTGAAGAAGCCGGAATATGAATATATGCTTGAGCTGCTGCATAAATAA
- a CDS encoding membrane protein, with amino-acid sequence MKRKNTCIRLCFYISGLILFSFGISVTIYANIGVSSWDAVSVGLNKLYGCSIGTWMNLISICQIIAGGILCKERIRFETFLTSLGLGFLVDGFNLMLCHIPLTPVISSEVTYAIGMLLIAIGCGTYLCAGWLPTAIDYFMLSIRKRYSLNIANAMLLCECSGLLIALLCKGPIGYGTVAATFLYGPLIHLSNTKAKKLFKKLTLL; translated from the coding sequence ATGAAAAGAAAGAACACCTGTATTCGGCTATGCTTTTACATATCCGGGCTGATTCTGTTTTCTTTTGGTATATCCGTGACCATCTATGCGAATATCGGCGTCAGTTCATGGGATGCAGTCAGTGTCGGGTTAAATAAGCTGTATGGATGCAGCATCGGAACCTGGATGAATCTGATATCCATTTGTCAAATCATAGCAGGAGGTATCCTGTGTAAGGAGCGTATACGTTTTGAAACCTTTCTAACCTCGCTTGGTCTTGGCTTTCTGGTAGACGGATTTAACCTTATGCTGTGTCATATCCCCTTAACACCTGTAATCTCTTCGGAAGTGACATATGCAATCGGTATGCTACTGATTGCTATTGGCTGTGGTACCTATCTTTGTGCAGGTTGGCTGCCGACAGCTATCGATTACTTTATGCTGAGTATTAGGAAACGGTATTCCCTCAACATTGCTAATGCTATGCTGCTGTGTGAATGCAGCGGTCTATTGATTGCTCTGCTATGCAAAGGCCCTATTGGATATGGAACAGTGGCTGCGACCTTCCTGTACGGGCCCCTGATTCATTTGTCGAATACAAAGGCAAAAAAGCTTTTTAAGAAATTAACTTTATTATAG
- a CDS encoding PTS sugar transporter subunit IIB has protein sequence MNILLVCGMGASTSIVVNAMKEHLTKEEQDWVIEARSSQDVKEIAGKYDLVLLAPQVRYQKEMVEEYCTPLGVRVMVLDSFAYGTCNGDSIMKMVRGELHHG, from the coding sequence ATGAATATCTTACTTGTATGTGGTATGGGAGCATCCACAAGCATTGTTGTTAATGCAATGAAAGAACATTTAACAAAAGAGGAACAGGACTGGGTAATTGAAGCACGGTCATCTCAGGATGTCAAGGAAATCGCGGGAAAGTACGATCTGGTGCTGCTGGCTCCCCAGGTACGGTATCAGAAAGAAATGGTTGAGGAATATTGTACGCCTCTGGGAGTGCGTGTCATGGTATTGGATTCCTTTGCTTATGGAACCTGTAACGGGGATAGTATCATGAAAATGGTGAGAGGAGAGCTGCATCATGGCTGA